TCCCGTGATTCCTGTGGGGCGCCAATCGTAAAATCAAAAACATGGCCGTCTCGAAAGAGAACAAGGTGATTTTCTACGATTACCCCCTCAAACATCACCTCTTTTCCAGAAGACGTGAGGACATACTGACCGTTAGTCGCCTTGTAGGAAAAAGAAAGAGATTCCTTATGCCACTTCAAGGAATATTCTGTTTCTCTCCGTTCCAAGCTGCATTCATAGGTTTCTCGGCCTTGGGAAAGTATAATTTTCGCCTGACCAGGATCATTAAGAAGCCAGTGATCTCGGCGATTCCAGGGAGACTTCACCTTTTGCCCATTGAGAACACAAACCCCCATGGCCAAGGTCAGCAAGTCAACTTTTGGATAGGTGGATGGCTTAAGCGTATCAAGGGTGCTTGTGGTGTAAGCCCCTTTTACAAACCTAATTGATTCCAATATTTCCATCAAGAACGCTCCATTGGTCTTTACCCCTGCCACATGGAACTGTGATACTCCTTGAATCAATTCCAATCGTGCTGCCTCGCGCGTTTTTCCAAAGGCAATGATCTTTGCCAGCATGGGATCATAGGAAGCGCTTATACGTTGGCTTTGGCGGATGCCGCTGTCTATTCTGAGGGATTTCGATTCTGCAGGAGGATCATAATGATAAATTTGCCCAACTGATGGCAGGAAGTTCTTTTCTGGATCCTCGGCATAAAGCCGCGCCTCAATGGCATGGCCAGTGGCTTTTATTTGAGATTGCTTGCACGGCAATGGGGATCCAGCCGCGACCAAAAGCTGCCATTCCACCAGATCCAAGCCCGTGATGGCTTCGGTAACGGGGTGCTCCACTTGCAACCTAGGATTCATTTCCAGAAAGTAAAAGTGGCCTTTGTTGTCCAATAAAAATTCCACCGTTCCCGCCCCCACATAGGAGACGCTTTTACAGAGCTTTACGGCGGCCTCATAGAGTTTTTCCTTTGTCTTCTTATCCAAGTTAGGAGCTAAAGCCTCTTCGATTATCTTTTGATGGCGCCGTTGCAAAGAACAATCCCGCTCAAAGAGATGGACCACATTGCCTTGCGTGTCTCCAAATACTTGAATCTCGACATGTCGGGGATCGGGAATATAGTCTTCAAAGAGTAAACGTTCGTCCCCAAAAGCCCCCAGAGCCTCCCGCTTCGCCCTTTCTATGAGCGTGGATAATTCTGCCTTTGAATTCGCAACATGCATGCCCTTTCCACCGCCCCCGGCAACGGGCTTTATCAAGACAGGAAATGGCAACTTGTCCTCAGGAGAATAGCTGGAGATTGTTGGAAGACCCACTTTTTGGGCCGCTGACTTGGCCTGATTTTTATCCCCCATGAGAGCCAAGGTTTCGGTATTGGGTCCAATGAAGACAATCCCTGCTTCTTCACAAGCCTTGGCCAATGCGGGAGACTCAGCCAAAAATCCGTACCCCGGGTGAATGGCTTCAGCACCGGAAGCCGTAGTCAGCTTTACAATCTCTACTGGGTCCAAATAGCTGTTAATGGGATAAGACACATCCCCTTCCAAAACATAAGGGGCACTCTTGTCTTCGGGCGTATACACAACCACCGTTTGAAGGGAGAGTTTTTGACACGTCCTGATAATCCGGCGGGCAATCTCTCCCCGATTTGCGATCAGAACCTTTTTAAACATCCTAGTCTTGTCCCCATTTTGGTGAACGCTTGTCAAAAAATGCCGAAAGTCCTTCTTGGGCTTCATCTGTGGTTCTCTGATGGGCAATTTCGAGAGCTGTGTCTTCGATCACGCTCTCTCCTATTTTTCCCTGATCAAATTCACGGATAAGCTTTTTGGCTCGGCGTTGCGCCTGAGGAGCCCCGGCCAAAAGACTATCCACCAGCTTATTGATCTGCATGCCCAGCTCTTTTGCCGGATATTGGCCGTGGATCAACTGCATCTCCTGGGCTTTTTGAGCTGAAAATCTTTCAGCTGATAGAAAATATCGGCTTGCCATACGCTGGCCCATAGCCCGAAGAACGTAAGGACTAATGACGGATGGCGTAAGGCCCAATCGCACCTCAGAGAAACAAAACTGAGCATCTGATTCGGCAAAAGCAATATCACAACAGGCAACCAATCCAACGCCACCGCCAAAAACAGATCCATGCACTTTGGCGATGGTCGGAGCCGGAAAACTATCCAGAGCATACATAAGTTGGGCCAATTTTTCGGCATCTAAGCGATTCTCTCCCAGAGAAAACTTGATGGCTCGTTGCATCCACCCTAAATCCCCGCCGGCGCAAAAGCTATCTCCTGCGCCTTCTATCAGCAGTACTCGAATGGATGAATTTTCCCTGAGCTTAAGCAATGTTTCCAGCAAACGGCTGATTAAATCTTCATCGAGAGCATTATGAACCAGGGGCCGATTAAGGGTCATCACCACAAGGCCGTTTTTTTTCTTAGAAATTAACAAGTTTTTTTCCATTCCTGCTCCCCTTCATAGGCTCTGACATATGCCCTGGCACATGCCCTGGAATTTACATTCTAAAAACACCAAACTTAGTTGACTCACACGTCCCATTGAAAGCTACCTCTAAGGACAGTCCCAATACACGGCGGGTTTCCTTGGGGTCAATGATGCCATCATCCCAAAGGCGTGCCGTGGCATAATAGGGATGACCTTGGATTTCATATTGATCCCGAAGAGGCTTTTTAAAGGCTTCCGCGTCTTTTTCAGACCAGGACTTACTCTGACTTTCTAAATTCTGTTGTCTAATGGTAGATAGGACAGAAGCCACTTGCTCTCCCCCCATGACGGACACCCGAGAGTTGGGCCAAGTCCATAAAAACCGTGGATCATAGGCTCGGCCGCACATGCCGTAATTTCCGGCGCCAAAACTGCCCCCCACGATCACCGTAAATTTCGGTACTTTTGCGCAAGCCACCGCCATGACAAGTTTGGCGCCATCTTTGGCAATGCCTTGTTCTTCATATTTTTGTCCCACCATGAATCCCGTAATATTTTGCAGGAATATGAGGGGGATATTGCGTTGGCAGCAAAGTTCGATGAAATGTGTCCCTTTTAGCGATGATTCTGAAAAGAGAATGCCATTGTTGCCAATGATGCCAACCGTATGGCCATAAATCTTTCCAAAACCGCACACCAGCGTGGTTCCATAGAGGGCTTTAAACTCATCGAAGTCGCTTCCATCCACTAAATGAGCGATGATATCTTTGATTTCCATGGATTTTTTAAGATCTGTGGGCACAACACCATATATATCCTCCGGCGCATAAAGGGGATCCAAAGTATCATCTGGCTCACTGGGGATCTGCTCAGAGAGGTCATTAACGATATCTCGGGCTAATTGTAAGGCATGGGCATCATCTTCGGCATAATAATCTGCGACACCCGATTTGCGGCAATGGAGATCAGCCCCGCCCAGTTCTTCATTGGTCACTTCTTCGCCCGTAGCCGCTTTTACAAGCGCTGGCCCGCCTAAGAAAATAGTGCCCTGGTTTTTGACGATGACGGCCTGATCTGCCAAAGCCGGCACATAGGCCCCTCCTGCTGTGCAATATCCCATGACGACGGCAATTTGCGGAAGGCCTTCTGAGGACATGATCGCCTGATTGTAAAAAACACGGCCAAAGTGATCTCGGTCGGGGAAAACTTCGTCCTGTTTCGGCAAATAGGCGCCACCAGAGTCAACCAAGTAAATACTGGGCAGACGATTCTCGCTGGCAATGCGTTGGGCCCGCAAATGCTTTTTGACCGTCAATGGATAATAGGTTCCCGCTTTGACGGTGGGATCATTGGCAATGATCATGCACAGGCGGCCATGAATACGTCCAACGCCCGTAATGATGCCCGCGCCCGGCACATGATCTTCATAGACATCATGGGCGGCCAATTGGGAGAGTTCCAAGAAAGGCGTTCCTGGATCCAACAGGCGCTCAAGGCGTTCTCTGGGCGAAAGCTTCCCGCGCTTTTTCTGCTTTTCAGTGGCTGCCTTGCCGCCGCCTTGTTGAGCCTCTTTTACTTTCTGCCATAGATCCCCAACAAGCTTTTCCATATGGGCTTTGTTCTTTTTGAACTCTTGAGAGCTGGTGGCGATTGACGGTTTCAGAATGCTCATACGTCCCTCTCTATGGCAATGGCTGTGGCTTCCCCGCCTCCAATACAGATGGCTGCAATCCCCCGCCTTAGATTATATTTTTCCAAGGCATGGAGAAGGGTTACCAATATGCGCGCGCCAGATGCTCCAATGGGATGGCCCAAGGCGCAGGCGCCTCCATGGACGTTTACCTTGTCATGGGAAAGGCCTAACTCTTTCATGGCCACCATGGTCACAACGGCAAAGGCTTCGTTAATTTCGAAGAGGTCCACCGAATCTTTCTGCCAGCCCGTCTTTTCCAAAAGCGATTGGATGGCCCCAATGGGTGCCGTGGTAAACCAAGCAGGCTCATGGGAATGACTGGCATGACCAACGATTCGCGCTCGAGGCTTTATCCCCATTGCCTTGGCGTGAGATGCTCGTGCCAAGATCAAAGCCGCAGCTCCGTCAGAAATGGCACTGGAATTGGCAGCCGTAACAGTGCCTTCCTTGGCAAAGACGGGGCGAAGCTCTGGAATCTTGTCCACATTGACCCGAAAGGGATGTTCATCTTTTGATATCTTTATTGCAGCTTTTTTGAGAGAGGCGGATTTTTTAGTCCCCCCCACTATTCCAGTCACATTAACTGATGCAATTTCCTGGGCAAAGGTTCCATCTTCATTGGCCTTTTTGGCCCGCAGCAAGGATTCTTTGGCAAAAGCATCTTGTTCCACACGGGAAATATCGTGCTTTTTAGCCGTTTCTTCCGCAAATTCACCCATGAGACGCCCCTTTTCGTAGGCATCTTCCAGGCCATCCAGGAGCATATGATCGATGAGGCTCCCATGACCAAAGCGATACCCTTGGCGGGCTTTTTCAGCCAGATAGGGTGTCTTGGACATATTCTCCATCCCGCCAGCCAGCACTAAATCACTGGATCCAGCCAGTAATATATCATGGGCCAGCATCACTGATTTCATGCCCGAACCACACATTTTGTTGATGCTTGTACAGGGAACATTATGGGAAATTCCGGCAGCCAGAGCTGCTTGACGGGCCGGTGCTTGGCCTTGACCCGCCGTTAAAACACAGCCCATAAGGACTTCGTCTATTTGATCGGGGGCAATGGATGTACTCTTTAGAGCGCTGGCTATGGCGACAGATCCTAAACTGGGAGCGGAAACAGCGGACAGCTCTCCCAAAAAATCCCCGATGGGCGTACGCTTGGCTCCAATAAGGACAACCGGATCGTTCATTCTCTATTTTCTCCCACTGTTCCAATTCCCTTAATTATTTGTTTTCCACTTATTATTCATTTTCTATGTGTTTTTATGTTGGCATCCCTTTATTTTTATCATGCTTTGTAAATTGGGAACAGGGATAATCCGTCTTCGCGATGCTTCGACGTGACAAGTCCGTCTTCGTTTCTGCCTTCGCAGCGCTATGGCGTGGTTTTACACTTTTCTGACTCCAGTGAAGTATGGATCCCGCGCTCATAAGGAATTCTAGGGGCGCGCCTACGGCTTGCCCATAATTCCTAATGGCCGGGAAGACGGCTTTGGACTACTGGCCAAGGAAGTGCGTCGTAGTATTTCTCTCCACTGCTGTTATCCTGGAGCTGAGGAGAGAAATTAGTAATTGCTGGCACTGTCTCGTCATCTCGGAACCTTTAGGCACTCTTGACGAATCGGCGTCTTAAGCCGATGAGTCGTAGAGGGACTTGGTATCGCGAGATCCAGCAAAAAGCATGCCAGAGACAAGGAGCAAGACTGGATCCCGCGCTCATCCGTCTTCGCTTCGCTACGACGTGACGTGTCTAAATTCAGAATGGCCGGGAAGACGTCGTAGCGCCTCGTCACGTCGTAGCGGAAGCGTAAACGAAGACGGAGGAAAAAAAACTCATTTTGACCTTTATGCAAAAAAAAGTTATACTGGAAAAAAGAATAATAAAATTATGAGTTTATAGGGACCGTTATCTGGGGAGATGGACATGTTTAAAAATCTATTAATTCTTATTTGTATGATGGCTTTAGTGGATTTTGTCTGGATAGAGAATTCATGGTCCTTTTGTGATCCCCACTGTGAATACGAAAAAACTAAGAAGAAAAAAGAAGAAGCTGAGAAAAAAGCGAAAGAGTTAGCTGAAAGAGAAAAAAAGGCAGCAGCAGCAAAGGTAGCAGCCGCCAAAAAGGCCGCAGCAAAGAAACTAACAGCCTTTGTAAGCAGCCATATTACTCCCGCTCAGGATCATTACAATGCTGCGAGCAACGCCTTAGATTCTCTCTCCGGCCTAATTAAGATGGAAAGAACGTCAAAATGCCTCACAAAGGATGCGGCGCAATATGCTGTGGCCCAAAAAGACGCCAAAGCTAAGATGACGCATTTAAAAGATAAAGAATCTAGCTTCTCTACAGCGGAAAAAAACCTTGGGACGCAACTTACGACACTCCTCAAAAAATTCAAAGCTAGCAAACCTGGGACCATGCCAGTTTGTACCTTCTATGGCGATGCACAAGGTCTGCTAGCATCTGCAAATACCTTTCTTGATGACGTGAGTAAGTTTTTACCAGGAGCCATCTCTCAGTTGAAAACATGGAAAAGTGAAGTGGATGCCTTCAAAACAAATTGTTGCGACTCTCACACCTATCAAGCTGTAGAAGATGCCCAAACACTTTCTGCTAAACTGGCTGCTATGGCTCCCTATGAAAAGGATCTGAGAAACTTTAAGAATGACTCTAGTAAGATTGCCTCTTTAATACGCAAAAAGGCTCTCTCCAAAGTCAATGATCTTTTATCTGATATGGATGATCTTAAAAAGAGAGTTCCAGAAACCCAAGTCAAAAACGCCGCAACAGGTGTTGCAGCCACTGGAAAAACCATTGCTGAAGTTTGTGATAGCAAAGGATTGGCACACATTGAGGATAATGCAGTATCCAAAGGATTGGCCTTAGTAGAAAAAACGCAAAATAAATCCGTTCCAGCTGGTCATAAAAAAGTAAATGGCTATGAGACCAAAATGACCGGAATGATAGACACATTTAACAAGAGAATGAAGAAGAGTTTTGACCTTCCATGTGCCTTTCAAATTGGGTGTCAAAAATTCAAAGGATTACCTGCCTGTGAAGGTTTGATAAGTCCAGAGTAGAGCAAAGTATTCGTGGGTTATAAGAGGATTAAGGAGATAATTATGAGAGATGTTTTTAAAGTTTTTGCAATCGTCCTTTCTGTTCTGATTATGGGAGAGCAGAGTCATGCTGGTCCTTTTGGTGATATTATGGGGCAAATAAGTGGTATTAACAAAGAAATGGCAGCCATCAACAAAATGATGGCAGGTATCTCCAAAATAGAAAGTGATGTCAGTAAAGTGTCCGCCCAGATGAAAAAAATAACCGGCAAACTTAAGAATGTCCAAGATTTCATGGCATCCGCAAAGAAAAAACTACCTAGCCTGCAACCCTTTCAACGAAATGAGCTCAAGGCCGTTTTAGCAGGCATTAAGCAACGGGTTTCTGGTATTAACAGTAAAATGACAGCTCCCTTAAGAAAGTTAAAAAATAAAATTATTGGGGACCTTAATTCAAAAAAGTCTGAAATGAAAAGTGCAGAAAAAGAGACCGCTCCTCTTATTGTGAACCTAAAGAACAAGAAAAAAGAGGAAGCCGCCGTTGAAACATTTGCCGAGAATTGGGTTGCGAACCACCATAGTGCCCCTGCTTGTACAAACGCAGCATACTCTTTGAAACAACTAGAAATAAATGCTGCAGCGAAAAAGGGAGCTCCCGGTCGACTCATGCATAAAGACGGAGATCTCAACAAAGCTATAACTAGCGTAAGTACAGAAAGCAAAAAACTAACCATAGCCGTTAAGAAAGAAGTAAAAGAATTCAATGTTGAGGGATTTTGTAAATCTCTAGATAAAATAACAACAACACTTTTACCCAAAGCAAGAAATATTTTAGACGTAAAGGCACCAGATCTTGTTAACAGTACTATAGAAAATACAAACAAATGGTATACGGAAATTCGTTCTTTTAAAGATCATTGCTGCAATGCCTCTGTCGGAGGAGGCATTCAATACAGTGTCCTCGGGCATGAATTTGGGTTCAAAGATTACGTACAAGTCAGACCATTTCTTGAAGCTAAAATTAATACAGCTGCCGACGATGTAACCTATTCTTCTAATCAAGTTGAAAAGGGGGACGGTTACGCAACAAAAGCCGCAAATGGAACCCAATATGCTGATAACACATTCCAAGAACATTCAGCGATTTTTCCTGGCATGAAAAGTTGGTCTGAATACAAAGATCTTATATCGGCAGCGAATGATCTAGATACAGCTGCTGGAGAAGTTAAAACGGGAGCAAATGATTTGAGTAAGGCAGCTGGAAAAGCTAAAAAAGCTGCGAATCTAGCCCACGAAGGAACGAAGGAGATGGATAAAGTTTGCAACAAGCTTCTTCCGGAAGAAGAGCGGCTAGTCGTTTCCTTTTGTGATAAAGCTCTTGGCGCAAAAACCAAAAAAACCGGATCTATTCCCAAAGGAAGAAAGTCTTATGATAATGTTCTCGGTGATATAAAAACAGGGCTTAAGAATGCTAACAGTGAGATTAAAAAAAATTGGAGTTGGTTACAGTATGTATATGACCCTCCAAAGCCACCCCTTTATCAACAAACCAAGCCCATGACTCTGGCTCAAATTTGTGCGAAGCAAAAGACTCCTGTTATCATGCCTTCACCACCTTTAGCAGGGCTAGAATTAGTCCCTATTTCTAGCTTGCATTTCACAACCCAGGGTTGTCCAACGGCACCACCCGCCAAGAAATAATAGCTAGTAATAATATAATGTTGAGGGGCTCCCTATGGGGGCCCTTTTTCTATGGGCAAGGGCATAAAAGAGATTTAGGAACAATTTTCCCCGCCTACCATCGCCTCCAATACCCCCGTGGTGCCAGGATATGTGAGGGGTAAGTCTAATTTGGAGCGAACGGCTAAATAGGCAAAGGCCTGGGCCTCTAGAAAGTCAGCATTCCAGCCCAGAGAATCCACCGAGGACACGTTTGTATCTAGCGCTTTAGAAAGCTGTTTCA
This Alphaproteobacteria bacterium DNA region includes the following protein-coding sequences:
- a CDS encoding ATP-grasp domain-containing protein is translated as MFKKVLIANRGEIARRIIRTCQKLSLQTVVVYTPEDKSAPYVLEGDVSYPINSYLDPVEIVKLTTASGAEAIHPGYGFLAESPALAKACEEAGIVFIGPNTETLALMGDKNQAKSAAQKVGLPTISSYSPEDKLPFPVLIKPVAGGGGKGMHVANSKAELSTLIERAKREALGAFGDERLLFEDYIPDPRHVEIQVFGDTQGNVVHLFERDCSLQRRHQKIIEEALAPNLDKKTKEKLYEAAVKLCKSVSYVGAGTVEFLLDNKGHFYFLEMNPRLQVEHPVTEAITGLDLVEWQLLVAAGSPLPCKQSQIKATGHAIEARLYAEDPEKNFLPSVGQIYHYDPPAESKSLRIDSGIRQSQRISASYDPMLAKIIAFGKTREAARLELIQGVSQFHVAGVKTNGAFLMEILESIRFVKGAYTTSTLDTLKPSTYPKVDLLTLAMGVCVLNGQKVKSPWNRRDHWLLNDPGQAKIILSQGRETYECSLERRETEYSLKWHKESLSFSYKATNGQYVLTSSGKEVMFEGVIVENHLVLFRDGHVFDFTIGAPQESREILEESQGHLMAPMPGKVIALHVKKGDSVKQGEPLVAMEAMKMEHGIHAPFDGTIIAIPCELGEIVEEGRELVQMEPKAK
- a CDS encoding methylcrotonoyl-CoA carboxylase produces the protein MSILKPSIATSSQEFKKNKAHMEKLVGDLWQKVKEAQQGGGKAATEKQKKRGKLSPRERLERLLDPGTPFLELSQLAAHDVYEDHVPGAGIITGVGRIHGRLCMIIANDPTVKAGTYYPLTVKKHLRAQRIASENRLPSIYLVDSGGAYLPKQDEVFPDRDHFGRVFYNQAIMSSEGLPQIAVVMGYCTAGGAYVPALADQAVIVKNQGTIFLGGPALVKAATGEEVTNEELGGADLHCRKSGVADYYAEDDAHALQLARDIVNDLSEQIPSEPDDTLDPLYAPEDIYGVVPTDLKKSMEIKDIIAHLVDGSDFDEFKALYGTTLVCGFGKIYGHTVGIIGNNGILFSESSLKGTHFIELCCQRNIPLIFLQNITGFMVGQKYEEQGIAKDGAKLVMAVACAKVPKFTVIVGGSFGAGNYGMCGRAYDPRFLWTWPNSRVSVMGGEQVASVLSTIRQQNLESQSKSWSEKDAEAFKKPLRDQYEIQGHPYYATARLWDDGIIDPKETRRVLGLSLEVAFNGTCESTKFGVFRM
- a CDS encoding acetyl-CoA C-acyltransferase: MNDPVVLIGAKRTPIGDFLGELSAVSAPSLGSVAIASALKSTSIAPDQIDEVLMGCVLTAGQGQAPARQAALAAGISHNVPCTSINKMCGSGMKSVMLAHDILLAGSSDLVLAGGMENMSKTPYLAEKARQGYRFGHGSLIDHMLLDGLEDAYEKGRLMGEFAEETAKKHDISRVEQDAFAKESLLRAKKANEDGTFAQEIASVNVTGIVGGTKKSASLKKAAIKISKDEHPFRVNVDKIPELRPVFAKEGTVTAANSSAISDGAAALILARASHAKAMGIKPRARIVGHASHSHEPAWFTTAPIGAIQSLLEKTGWQKDSVDLFEINEAFAVVTMVAMKELGLSHDKVNVHGGACALGHPIGASGARILVTLLHALEKYNLRRGIAAICIGGGEATAIAIERDV